From Streptomyces sp. NBC_01460, a single genomic window includes:
- a CDS encoding HSP90 family protein: MSPSETAHTFQVDLRGLVDLLSHHLYSSPRVYLRELLQNAVDAITARQAVAPDSPGTITVRTGDTLTVTDTGIGLTEADVHRFLATIGRSSKRTAEGAVDGAGLESARGDFIGQFGIGLLACFVVADEITVLSRSAADPAAPAVEWRGHSDGRYTIRTLPSSAVPEPGTTVRLVPRADKAEWTSPQRVVDLARHYGSLLRHEVVVVDPHGERERINDTPPWEQSHRSPLAHHEALTAYCRDRFDFTPLDSIELDLPAAGLRGVAYVLPTAMSPAQRAGHRVHLKGMLLTDQAPELLPDWAFFVRCVVDTTSLRPTASRESLYEDGTLSAVRDALGDRIRDWLTGLAASDPALLHRFIDTHHLAVKALARYDDELLRVVLPWLPFETTDGNVTLEEFARTHPTLLVTRSVEEFRQVAPIAAAAGLGVVNGGYTYDRDLVQRLPEIRPGTSVSDLDPATVTAHLDAVDPTAELRAAAFLLVARETIGVHDCDVVLRDFQPVSAPALLLDNREARHERTRSGLAAESDGLWADILGSLRHETPRAQLVLNHLNPLVRQAITISERGLAVTTAEALYGQALLLSRRPLKASESALLNRAFIGLLTHAMHNAGTDADGSGPRKDI, from the coding sequence GTGTCCCCTTCCGAGACCGCCCACACCTTCCAGGTCGATCTGCGCGGCCTGGTCGACCTGCTCTCCCACCACCTCTACTCAAGTCCCCGCGTCTATCTGCGCGAGCTGCTGCAGAACGCCGTGGACGCCATCACCGCCCGTCAGGCCGTCGCCCCGGACTCACCCGGCACGATCACCGTGCGCACCGGTGACACCCTCACCGTCACGGACACCGGCATCGGACTGACCGAGGCCGACGTCCACCGCTTCCTCGCCACCATCGGACGCAGTTCCAAGCGGACCGCCGAAGGCGCCGTGGACGGCGCCGGACTCGAGTCCGCCCGCGGCGATTTCATCGGCCAGTTCGGCATCGGTCTGCTGGCGTGCTTCGTCGTCGCCGACGAGATCACGGTGCTCAGCCGGTCCGCGGCCGACCCCGCGGCGCCCGCGGTCGAGTGGCGCGGACACTCCGACGGCCGGTACACGATCCGTACGCTGCCGTCCTCGGCTGTCCCGGAGCCGGGCACCACGGTGCGGCTCGTCCCCCGGGCCGACAAAGCCGAGTGGACGAGCCCGCAGCGGGTCGTCGACCTGGCCCGGCACTACGGCAGCCTGCTGCGGCACGAGGTCGTCGTCGTGGACCCGCACGGCGAGAGGGAGCGGATCAACGACACGCCGCCTTGGGAGCAGTCCCACCGCTCCCCCCTCGCCCACCACGAGGCGCTGACCGCGTACTGCCGCGACCGGTTCGACTTCACGCCGCTCGACAGCATCGAACTGGACCTTCCGGCGGCCGGGCTGCGCGGTGTCGCGTACGTCCTGCCGACGGCCATGAGTCCGGCGCAGCGCGCCGGTCACCGGGTGCACCTGAAGGGCATGCTGCTCACCGATCAGGCGCCCGAACTGCTCCCGGACTGGGCGTTCTTCGTGCGCTGCGTGGTCGACACCACGAGCCTGCGACCGACGGCCTCGCGGGAGTCGCTGTACGAGGACGGCACACTGTCCGCCGTACGGGACGCCCTGGGCGACCGGATCCGGGACTGGCTCACCGGTCTCGCGGCCAGCGACCCGGCACTGCTGCACCGGTTCATCGACACCCACCACCTCGCGGTGAAGGCGCTGGCACGCTACGACGACGAGCTGCTGCGGGTGGTGCTGCCGTGGCTGCCGTTCGAGACCACCGACGGCAACGTCACGCTGGAGGAGTTCGCACGTACGCACCCGACGCTGCTGGTCACCCGCAGTGTGGAGGAGTTCCGGCAGGTCGCCCCGATCGCCGCGGCGGCCGGGCTGGGCGTGGTCAACGGTGGCTACACCTACGACCGCGATCTCGTGCAGCGGCTGCCCGAGATCCGTCCCGGCACCTCCGTCAGCGACCTCGACCCGGCCACGGTTACCGCCCACCTGGACGCGGTCGACCCCACGGCCGAACTGCGAGCGGCCGCGTTCCTGCTCGTCGCCCGGGAGACGATCGGCGTGCACGACTGCGACGTCGTGCTGCGCGACTTCCAGCCGGTGAGCGCCCCGGCACTGCTGCTCGACAACCGGGAGGCGCGCCACGAGCGGACCCGGTCGGGCCTCGCCGCCGAGAGCGACGGTCTGTGGGCCGACATCCTGGGCTCCCTGCGGCACGAGACGCCGCGCGCCCAACTGGTCCTGAACCACCTCAACCCGCTGGTGCGCCAGGCGATCACGATCTCCGAGCGTGGTCTGGCCGTCACCACGGCCGAGGCGCTGTACGGGCAGGCCCTGCTGCTCAGCCGCCGACCACTGAAGGCGAGCGAGAGCGCCCTGCTGAACCGGGCCTTCATCGGCCTGCTCACCCACGCCATGCACAACGCCGGCACGGACGCGGACGGCTCCGGGCCCCGGAAGGACATCTGA
- a CDS encoding S66 family peptidase, with amino-acid sequence MTTPLYPAKPRPGDRVAVLSPSSGLPALLPLPYEWGLRRLQDDFGLKPVEYPTTRKMGATPEERAADIHAAFSDPDIKAVIASIGGDDQITILPHLDPGILRANPKPFFGYSDNTNLLLHLRKLGIVGYHGGSVMVELGRPGAMNPLTADSLRAALFTSGEYEITPPSTYGDIDRPWQDPHTFESEPEMEPADGWSWHNGDRVVEGISWGGNLEIISWLLMADRAVQPVDDYAGNVLFLETSEDMPSAQDVYWILRSMGERGLLQQFPALLMARAKSWSFEKQLSTQDRAHFRRQQRDAVLRALHQYAPDTMAVFDVDIGHTDPQLVIPVGGQIRVDGPARRIVVTY; translated from the coding sequence ATGACAACCCCTCTCTACCCTGCCAAGCCCCGCCCCGGAGACCGGGTCGCGGTGTTGTCACCCTCATCCGGTCTGCCCGCCCTCTTACCTCTGCCCTACGAATGGGGGCTGCGCAGACTCCAGGACGACTTCGGACTGAAGCCAGTCGAGTACCCGACGACCCGGAAGATGGGTGCGACGCCCGAGGAACGGGCCGCGGACATCCACGCGGCCTTCTCGGATCCCGACATCAAGGCAGTGATCGCCAGCATCGGCGGCGACGACCAGATCACCATCCTCCCCCACCTCGACCCCGGCATCCTCCGCGCCAACCCGAAGCCGTTCTTCGGCTACAGCGACAACACCAACCTGCTGCTGCACCTGCGGAAGCTGGGCATCGTCGGTTATCACGGCGGCTCGGTCATGGTCGAGCTCGGACGGCCCGGCGCGATGAATCCGCTGACCGCGGACTCCCTCCGGGCAGCGCTGTTCACCTCGGGCGAGTACGAGATCACACCACCAAGCACCTACGGAGACATCGACCGCCCCTGGCAGGACCCGCACACCTTCGAGTCCGAACCGGAGATGGAACCCGCCGACGGCTGGAGCTGGCACAACGGCGACCGGGTAGTGGAAGGAATAAGCTGGGGCGGCAACCTGGAGATCATCTCCTGGCTGTTGATGGCCGACCGCGCAGTGCAACCGGTCGACGACTACGCCGGGAACGTGCTCTTCCTGGAGACCTCGGAGGACATGCCGAGCGCCCAGGACGTCTACTGGATCCTTCGGAGCATGGGCGAACGCGGACTGCTGCAACAGTTCCCCGCCCTGCTGATGGCCAGAGCGAAGAGCTGGTCGTTCGAAAAGCAGCTCAGCACCCAGGACAGGGCACACTTCCGCCGGCAACAGCGAGACGCCGTCCTACGGGCTCTCCACCAGTACGCGCCCGACACCATGGCCGTGTTCGACGTCGACATCGGCCACACCGACCCGCAGCTCGTGATTCCCGTCGGAGGACAAATACGGGTGGACGGCCCGGCACGCCGGATCGTCGTCACCTACTGA
- a CDS encoding TetR/AcrR family transcriptional regulator C-terminal domain-containing protein — protein sequence MTKKQAGEPTASQLTRAAVIDAALQVLDERGLDGLSTRAVADRLGVRMNTVLWHVKTKARMLELMADAVLAGIRYDDLPDAPPARARELVGRYRHALLARRDGAALVTGTYPAEPNTLRFADRLIDAFLEAGADERQAAWTAWTVSYFTLGLTQEEQAEAEEDDASLTQAVERGAHPALQRVLPHLRQNFDERFTFGLEAALSRIPD from the coding sequence GTGACCAAGAAGCAAGCCGGAGAACCCACCGCGAGCCAGCTCACCCGCGCCGCCGTCATCGATGCCGCCCTGCAGGTGCTCGACGAGCGCGGCCTGGACGGGCTCTCCACCCGGGCGGTCGCAGACCGCCTCGGGGTGCGGATGAACACCGTGCTGTGGCACGTGAAGACCAAGGCGCGAATGCTGGAGCTGATGGCCGACGCCGTCCTCGCCGGCATCCGCTACGACGACCTGCCCGACGCCCCTCCGGCACGCGCCCGCGAACTCGTCGGCCGATACCGGCACGCGCTGCTCGCCCGTCGCGACGGCGCCGCCCTGGTCACCGGCACCTATCCGGCCGAACCGAACACGCTGCGCTTCGCCGACCGCCTCATCGACGCGTTCCTGGAAGCCGGCGCCGATGAGCGGCAGGCGGCATGGACCGCTTGGACGGTCAGCTACTTCACCCTCGGCCTGACCCAGGAGGAGCAGGCCGAGGCCGAGGAGGACGACGCGAGCCTTACCCAGGCCGTCGAGCGCGGCGCACACCCGGCGCTGCAGCGCGTCCTGCCCCATCTCCGTCAGAACTTCGACGAACGCTTCACCTTCGGCCTGGAGGCGGCCCTGTCCCGCATTCCCGACTGA
- a CDS encoding ThiF family adenylyltransferase, producing MLLDLSQSADAAALVELRASDRLREVHDRIEDQVEELLRCRTPQDPFGGQPRSRAIADTLGSRPENYGRWVWYPWSGRLVHVLPQSEFRRVRTDRNRDKITREQQRGLLDRQIGIIGLSVGSSAALTCAMEGIGGAFRLADFDRLGLSNLNRLRSGVHELGLEKSVLCARRMYELDPYLDIEIHRGGITEDNIEDFFSAGEDGRGLELLIEECDTSWVKVAAREHARKRRIPVLMDTNDRGVLDIERFDIEPDRPLFHGRTGDTTAADVRDLDQQAALRLLLDVVDEQRLSPAMADALTRVGHTLSSWPQLASGVMLGAALVTDTARRILLGEPLLSGRYSIDLEALVPAPATPGAGL from the coding sequence GTGCTGTTGGATCTTTCGCAGTCGGCCGACGCAGCGGCCCTGGTCGAACTGCGGGCCTCGGACCGCCTGCGCGAGGTCCACGACCGGATCGAGGACCAGGTCGAAGAACTCCTGCGCTGCCGTACACCGCAGGATCCCTTCGGCGGCCAACCCCGTTCCCGCGCCATCGCCGACACGCTGGGCTCGCGCCCTGAGAACTACGGCAGGTGGGTCTGGTACCCGTGGTCCGGGCGCCTGGTCCACGTGCTGCCCCAGTCCGAGTTCCGCAGGGTCCGCACCGACCGCAACCGGGACAAGATCACTCGCGAGCAGCAGCGGGGTCTTCTGGACCGGCAGATCGGCATCATCGGCCTGTCGGTCGGCAGCAGCGCCGCACTGACCTGCGCCATGGAGGGCATCGGCGGGGCCTTCAGGCTGGCGGACTTCGACCGGCTCGGCCTGTCGAACCTCAACCGGCTCCGCAGTGGCGTCCACGAACTCGGCCTGGAGAAGAGCGTGCTGTGCGCGCGCCGCATGTACGAGCTCGACCCCTATCTCGACATCGAGATCCACCGCGGCGGCATCACCGAGGACAACATCGAGGACTTCTTCTCAGCCGGTGAGGACGGAAGGGGCCTGGAGTTGCTCATCGAGGAGTGCGACACCTCCTGGGTGAAGGTCGCCGCCCGTGAGCACGCGCGCAAGAGGCGGATCCCCGTCCTCATGGACACCAACGACCGCGGCGTGCTGGACATCGAGCGCTTCGACATCGAACCCGACCGTCCGCTCTTCCACGGCCGCACCGGCGACACGACCGCCGCCGACGTACGCGACCTCGACCAACAAGCAGCTCTCCGCCTCCTCCTCGACGTCGTTGACGAGCAGCGGCTGAGCCCGGCCATGGCCGATGCTCTGACCCGCGTCGGCCATACGCTCTCCAGCTGGCCGCAGCTCGCCAGTGGCGTCATGCTCGGCGCAGCACTCGTAACCGACACCGCCCGCCGCATCCTGCTCGGCGAACCACTGCTTTCCGGCCGCTACTCCATCGACCTCGAAGCGCTCGTCCCCGCACCGGCCACGCCTGGAGCCGGCCTGTGA
- a CDS encoding helix-turn-helix domain-containing protein, which yields MAACGMFSVAEFMPYLTECGITLSSSQVHRLVSGTPERLSLPVLATLCHLLDRTHTDLIVTSAQNLPAR from the coding sequence ATGGCCGCCTGCGGCATGTTCTCCGTCGCCGAGTTCATGCCGTACCTGACCGAATGCGGCATCACACTGTCCTCCTCCCAGGTCCACCGCCTGGTCTCCGGCACTCCTGAACGGCTGTCCCTGCCGGTGCTGGCGACGCTCTGCCACCTCCTCGACCGCACGCACACCGACCTGATCGTCACCTCGGCCCAGAACCTCCCGGCCCGCTGA
- a CDS encoding GNAT family N-acetyltransferase, whose amino-acid sequence MNRVPELHGEHLRLRELHAGDHDAFARILTHRVLTRYLGIDRMDPVQAHAAFAQSLAQPHTHPRRKYTLAVCAPHDDTLVGTMGLLVEDYGSNAMLTSLALLPGASVRGHGHEAGRLLMAYAFGHLGLHRIWAGHRSDHHHMPKVMHAAGLRPEATLHQLFHTQGSWHDVTTYATVAPEWKRQATDSELAVLDGAPRLDRV is encoded by the coding sequence GTGAACCGAGTCCCCGAACTGCACGGCGAACACCTGAGACTGCGGGAGCTGCACGCAGGCGACCATGACGCGTTCGCGCGGATCCTCACCCACCGTGTCCTCACCCGCTACCTGGGAATTGACCGCATGGACCCCGTCCAGGCACACGCCGCCTTCGCCCAGAGCCTCGCCCAGCCCCACACCCACCCGCGCCGCAAGTACACCCTCGCCGTCTGCGCTCCCCACGATGACACCCTCGTCGGCACCATGGGACTCCTTGTGGAGGACTACGGCAGCAATGCCATGCTCACCAGCCTCGCCCTGCTGCCCGGCGCCTCCGTCCGCGGCCACGGCCACGAGGCCGGCCGCCTGTTGATGGCCTACGCATTCGGACACCTGGGCCTGCACCGCATCTGGGCCGGGCACCGCAGCGACCACCACCACATGCCGAAAGTCATGCACGCCGCGGGCCTGCGCCCCGAAGCCACCCTCCACCAGCTCTTCCACACCCAGGGCAGCTGGCACGACGTCACCACCTACGCAACCGTCGCGCCCGAATGGAAACGCCAGGCCACCGACAGCGAACTGGCCGTCCTCGACGGAGCACCCCGCCTCGACCGAGTCTGA
- a CDS encoding DUF6009 family protein, which produces MTLPEGAVQDHPRNCSGDPYERRKKQQSRAVGCCAVTDVASSPGPPNGSSGHHRGQPTEDEPKASSSQRAARRTRWLCSHDHLPRVAVDAEGTNVLKQPVGALACPDEAADPRTIDPRRVGEKTSRSQGRAQARDSALLTEPLRRTPPTGTSVSPIPAGTPLGAGSPRFRRWS; this is translated from the coding sequence ATGACGCTTCCCGAGGGTGCCGTGCAGGATCACCCACGGAACTGCAGTGGCGATCCATATGAGAGGCGCAAGAAGCAGCAAAGTCGTGCTGTTGGCTGCTGCGCCGTTACCGATGTCGCAAGCAGCCCAGGCCCTCCCAATGGCAGCAGTGGTCACCACCGCGGTCAGCCCACCGAAGACGAACCCAAGGCCAGTTCCTCTCAGCGGGCGGCCCGGAGGACTCGATGGCTCTGCTCCCACGATCATCTCCCCCGCGTCGCCGTAGATGCGGAGGGTACCAACGTTCTGAAGCAGCCCGTCGGAGCCCTGGCCTGCCCTGACGAGGCGGCCGACCCGCGGACGATCGACCCGCGCCGGGTGGGGGAGAAGACCTCGCGTTCGCAGGGGAGGGCACAGGCACGGGACAGCGCCCTCCTGACGGAGCCCTTGCGCAGAACCCCACCAACCGGAACCTCTGTTTCGCCGATACCTGCGGGCACGCCCCTGGGCGCAGGATCACCGCGGTTTCGGCGGTGGAGCTGA
- a CDS encoding peptidoglycan DD-metalloendopeptidase family protein, with the protein MCENHVSEDARDEQPRRGLSRRTLLRGSVTTLGMAAGGVLFSGSPAQALDLYNPFSGYRMTGTWQDHLNDGSLGGLDYGMGVGTALPAAGAGVVTNIPDNGTGGHTVTITHSDGYRTQYMHLSRFLLANGTSVGKGGIVGYSGGAVGAPGSGSSTGPHVHWHLITPGGTRVNPLNYLGGGGGGGLPKTSTEQDGVPGPVMWQRTQNWLRIESGYTGPIDGVPGPNTYAALQRNMRNWGYTGPVDGVPGTQTWAAVQRLAAAHGYTGAIDGVMGPNSWRGFSRFINQDRWN; encoded by the coding sequence GTGTGCGAGAACCATGTGTCCGAAGATGCCCGGGATGAACAGCCTCGGAGGGGACTGAGCCGGCGTACGCTGCTGCGCGGCTCCGTCACCACGCTGGGCATGGCCGCCGGTGGTGTGCTCTTCTCGGGGAGCCCCGCCCAGGCGCTGGACCTCTACAACCCGTTCAGCGGCTACCGGATGACCGGCACCTGGCAGGATCACCTGAACGACGGTTCGCTGGGCGGCCTCGACTACGGGATGGGGGTCGGCACCGCGCTCCCCGCCGCAGGCGCCGGTGTCGTCACCAACATTCCCGACAACGGGACCGGCGGACACACGGTGACCATCACCCACAGCGATGGTTACCGGACGCAGTACATGCACCTGTCGCGCTTCCTGCTGGCCAACGGCACCTCGGTCGGCAAGGGTGGCATCGTCGGGTACTCCGGGGGTGCCGTCGGTGCACCCGGGTCCGGCAGTTCCACCGGACCGCACGTGCACTGGCACCTGATCACCCCAGGCGGCACCCGGGTCAACCCGCTGAACTACCTGGGAGGCGGAGGCGGTGGGGGGTTGCCGAAGACGTCGACCGAGCAGGACGGTGTGCCGGGTCCGGTGATGTGGCAGCGGACGCAGAACTGGCTGCGGATCGAGTCGGGGTACACCGGTCCGATCGACGGGGTGCCGGGCCCGAACACGTATGCAGCGCTCCAGCGGAACATGCGGAACTGGGGATATACCGGTCCCGTCGACGGGGTACCGGGTACCCAGACCTGGGCCGCGGTCCAGCGACTGGCCGCCGCCCATGGCTACACCGGCGCGATCGACGGCGTGATGGGCCCCAACTCCTGGCGTGGCTTCAGCCGATTCATCAACCAGGACCGCTGGAACTGA
- a CDS encoding FAD-dependent monooxygenase: MNYQVVVAGAGPVGLWLAGELRRAGITVAVIEPRSERDPRSRALTVHPRTIETFASRGAHQPFLSEGIPLPGGHFGALASRLDFHRLPSAFPHTLALPQERTEALLEGQALDLGAHILRGHEVTGFTEHPEHIAVHTAGPHGPSTLQAAYLVGCDGARSIVRTAAGIDYPGTPSTVLGWLGDVVLGNPPAPGYSYFGPAGALMAVPMPGGIHRLVGITPRDLTTTWPGDLTLDELRENVLTMAGTDFGLRDPAWLSRYGNATRLADQYRKGRVFLAGDAAHQHFPAGGVGMNVGIQDAANLAWKIAATLNRWAPAGLLDTYHAERHPVGADLTATSRAQVALMTAFTPEGLDLRGLLARLITALPDLNDHLATQVSSLAVTYPPTTPGGHPLTGTRAPDLNLGDTGLFALLRVDRHLLLDLTGSGRLTRYAHRRLHVHTATPYQPPAEFTDVRAVLIRPDGHIAWTSAEHDGTALTDSLTAALATTHHE; this comes from the coding sequence ATGAACTATCAGGTCGTCGTCGCAGGTGCCGGACCCGTGGGCCTTTGGCTCGCCGGCGAACTGCGCCGCGCGGGCATCACCGTCGCCGTGATCGAACCCCGCTCCGAACGCGACCCCCGCTCCCGCGCCCTGACCGTGCATCCCCGCACCATCGAGACCTTTGCCTCCCGCGGCGCGCACCAGCCCTTCCTGAGCGAGGGCATACCGCTGCCCGGCGGCCACTTCGGCGCCCTCGCCTCCCGCCTCGACTTCCACCGCCTGCCCAGCGCCTTCCCCCACACCCTCGCCCTGCCCCAGGAGCGCACCGAGGCACTGCTGGAGGGCCAGGCCCTCGACTTGGGCGCGCACATCCTGCGCGGACACGAGGTCACCGGCTTCACCGAACACCCCGAGCACATCGCCGTGCACACCGCCGGACCGCACGGGCCCTCCACTCTCCAGGCGGCCTACCTGGTCGGCTGCGACGGCGCCCGCAGCATCGTGCGCACCGCGGCCGGCATCGACTACCCCGGCACCCCCTCCACCGTGCTCGGCTGGCTCGGCGACGTGGTCCTGGGCAACCCGCCCGCCCCCGGCTACAGCTACTTCGGCCCTGCGGGCGCCCTCATGGCCGTCCCCATGCCCGGCGGCATCCACCGCCTGGTCGGCATCACCCCCCGCGACCTCACCACCACCTGGCCCGGCGACCTCACCCTGGACGAACTGCGCGAAAACGTCCTCACCATGGCCGGCACCGACTTCGGCCTACGCGACCCGGCCTGGCTCTCCCGCTACGGCAACGCCACCCGCCTCGCCGACCAGTACCGTAAGGGCCGCGTCTTCCTCGCCGGAGACGCCGCCCACCAGCACTTCCCCGCCGGCGGCGTCGGCATGAACGTCGGCATCCAGGACGCCGCCAACCTCGCCTGGAAGATCGCCGCCACCCTCAACCGCTGGGCGCCCGCAGGCCTGTTGGACACCTACCACGCCGAACGCCACCCCGTCGGCGCCGACCTCACCGCCACCAGCCGCGCCCAGGTCGCCCTGATGACCGCCTTCACCCCCGAAGGACTCGACCTGCGCGGCCTGCTCGCCCGGCTGATCACCGCCCTGCCCGACCTCAACGACCACCTGGCCACCCAAGTCAGCTCCCTCGCAGTCACCTACCCGCCCACCACCCCCGGAGGCCACCCGCTGACCGGCACCCGCGCCCCCGACCTCAACCTCGGCGACACCGGCCTGTTCGCGCTGCTGCGCGTCGACCGCCACCTCCTGCTGGACCTCACCGGCAGCGGCCGCCTCACCCGGTACGCGCACCGAAGACTGCACGTCCATACCGCCACGCCCTACCAGCCACCAGCCGAGTTCACCGACGTCCGCGCCGTCCTCATCCGCCCCGACGGCCATATCGCCTGGACAAGCGCAGAGCACGACGGCACCGCCCTCACCGACAGCCTCACCGCGGCCCTCGCCACCACGCACCATGAGTGA
- a CDS encoding tetratricopeptide repeat protein, producing the protein MQEGSRDERVGDGTGRLREAAEAGDAEAMFRYGLYVGTHDDQAGGERWLRLAAEMRHPDATATLGVLLHKWGRHVEAEGLLREAAGGGHVRAMEMVGYLLRLRGEHTESVRWYRRSAEGGNPHAMAVLGELSQKQGAEPEAENWFRRAAEAGLADAAYALGELLYRRGDVDESARWARRAADGGSTAAMNALGALSLEQGDREAAKSWYRKSARAGDDEGARRLAELLSRAELAAELDAWMTERALKGDVNAMLALGRSREREGDLQAAQGWYEKAAGTGHLGAMARLANLLERQGHSRQAQAWSRRAAEAAPQPPDEGHGR; encoded by the coding sequence ATGCAGGAGGGTTCGAGGGACGAGCGGGTCGGCGACGGGACCGGTCGGCTTCGTGAAGCCGCCGAGGCAGGGGACGCCGAGGCGATGTTCCGGTACGGCCTCTACGTCGGTACGCACGACGACCAGGCGGGCGGTGAACGATGGCTGCGTCTGGCGGCCGAGATGAGGCACCCCGATGCGACCGCAACGCTCGGGGTGCTGCTGCATAAGTGGGGGCGGCACGTCGAGGCCGAGGGTCTGCTGCGTGAGGCCGCCGGTGGCGGGCACGTGCGCGCGATGGAGATGGTCGGGTATCTCCTGAGGCTGCGTGGCGAGCACACCGAGTCCGTTCGCTGGTACCGGCGTTCGGCAGAGGGAGGAAACCCTCACGCGATGGCCGTCCTCGGCGAACTGAGTCAGAAGCAGGGCGCCGAGCCCGAGGCCGAGAACTGGTTCCGCCGGGCCGCCGAGGCGGGTCTCGCCGACGCGGCTTACGCCCTTGGGGAGTTGCTGTACCGCCGGGGTGACGTCGACGAGTCTGCACGGTGGGCCCGGCGGGCGGCGGACGGGGGTTCCACCGCCGCGATGAACGCCCTGGGCGCTCTGTCGCTGGAACAGGGCGACCGGGAGGCGGCGAAGTCCTGGTATCGCAAGTCGGCCAGGGCCGGCGACGACGAGGGCGCCCGTCGGCTCGCGGAATTGCTCAGCCGCGCTGAGCTGGCCGCCGAACTCGACGCATGGATGACCGAGCGCGCCCTGAAGGGGGACGTCAACGCGATGCTCGCGCTGGGGCGTTCCAGAGAGCGGGAGGGTGATCTGCAAGCGGCGCAGGGGTGGTATGAGAAGGCCGCCGGGACCGGGCACCTCGGTGCGATGGCCCGGCTGGCGAATCTCTTGGAGCGGCAGGGGCACTCCCGTCAGGCGCAGGCGTGGTCCCGAAGGGCCGCGGAGGCGGCGCCGCAGCCGCCGGACGAGGGCCACGGTCGGTAG
- a CDS encoding HEAT repeat domain-containing protein — MARELLVATEWDALQHAYGSAEDTPTYLCQLLNEDPEVQAEALGMLDMSVLHQGSVYSSTPPAALFVAAVLTHPRTLAEHESHFLWDERTRPLRAALLDWLGRIADSASYGEAPGSEGEYDGEDEDELEAIRACRSLRPELYDAVEPFLDDPHPDTREAALGTVTLLLKAPDLAEFVPRAAHRLRRVLAADGSRRERSSAALAMGAWGQDTTGLLNDPDPAVRACAALATGCARVPRATAILLEALQNPAEADRWFPDPLPQIDGWLRFTLLEAVLDRVHAFEDLAPAAMALIPLASDYSVDRDWGPLLVKAFPVGYSPGLQLSAAQRELLQAVAANDDCWGNVGNKVRWLREAGLPEQRDAIRALL; from the coding sequence ATGGCCAGAGAGCTGCTCGTGGCAACCGAATGGGACGCCCTGCAGCATGCATACGGAAGCGCTGAGGACACCCCGACGTACCTGTGCCAGCTCCTGAACGAGGATCCCGAGGTACAGGCCGAGGCGCTGGGGATGCTCGATATGTCCGTGCTTCACCAGGGGTCCGTGTACAGCTCCACCCCGCCGGCCGCATTGTTCGTCGCAGCGGTCCTGACCCACCCCCGCACTCTGGCCGAGCATGAGAGCCACTTCCTCTGGGACGAACGGACCCGGCCCCTGCGGGCCGCACTGCTCGACTGGCTCGGTCGGATTGCCGACTCGGCCTCCTACGGCGAGGCCCCCGGCAGCGAGGGAGAGTACGACGGCGAGGACGAAGACGAGCTCGAAGCGATCCGCGCATGCCGGAGTCTCCGACCCGAGCTCTACGACGCGGTCGAACCGTTCCTCGACGATCCGCATCCGGACACCCGAGAGGCAGCCCTCGGAACGGTCACCCTCCTTTTGAAGGCACCCGACCTTGCCGAGTTCGTCCCCCGCGCCGCTCACCGCCTGCGCCGCGTTCTCGCAGCAGACGGCAGCCGCCGAGAACGCTCCTCCGCCGCTCTGGCCATGGGCGCCTGGGGCCAGGACACCACTGGCCTTCTCAATGATCCTGACCCAGCCGTGCGTGCCTGCGCTGCTCTGGCCACTGGATGCGCGCGCGTGCCCCGCGCCACCGCCATCCTTCTCGAAGCCCTGCAGAATCCGGCCGAGGCCGATCGCTGGTTCCCCGACCCCCTCCCTCAGATCGACGGCTGGCTCCGCTTCACCCTCCTGGAGGCTGTCCTTGACCGCGTCCACGCCTTCGAGGACCTGGCCCCGGCGGCCATGGCCCTGATACCGCTCGCCAGCGACTACTCCGTCGACCGAGACTGGGGTCCGCTGCTCGTCAAAGCCTTTCCTGTCGGCTACAGCCCTGGCCTGCAGCTGTCAGCCGCGCAACGAGAGCTTCTGCAGGCCGTCGCCGCCAATGACGATTGCTGGGGAAATGTTGGCAATAAAGTCCGCTGGCTCAGGGAAGCCGGCCTGCCGGAGCAGCGCGACGCCATCCGCGCCCTGCTCTGA